The DNA segment GCTCAGAATGCAGCTCTTACTCGTCATGAAAGAATACATAGTGGAGAGAAGCCTTTTAAATGTAACAAGTGTGGGAGAGCTTTCAGGGATAATTCAACTGTGTTGGAACATCAGAAAATCCATACTGGTGAGAAGCCATATCagtgtaatgaatgtggaaaagcctttagGAAGAGCTCAACTCTTATTAGTCACCAAAGAATGCATACTGGGGAGAAACCCTATCACTGCAGTAAATGTGGAAAATCTTTCAGGTATAGCTCATCCTTTGCTGGTCATCAGAAAACTCACAGTGGAAATAAACCGTATCAGTGTCGTGACTGTGGGAAGGCCTTTACAAAGAGCTCAACCCTTACTggacatcagagaattcatactggagaaaaaccctatCACTGTAagaaatgtgggaaagcctttcgGCACAGCTCAGGCCTTGTTGAACATCAGAGACTCCATACTGGGGAAAAACCttataaatgtaatgaatgtgggaaagcttttCCCCGAAGTTCAGCCCTTAAGcaacataagaaaattcataataAAGAAAGAGCCATGAAATGTAGTTAGTGTGGCAAATTGTGCAGAGTAGTTTATTCCTTCTGACCATCATAGAGgagacattaaataaattatgcattTA comes from the Pan troglodytes isolate AG18354 chromosome 8, NHGRI_mPanTro3-v2.0_pri, whole genome shotgun sequence genome and includes:
- the ZNF485 gene encoding zinc finger protein 485 isoform X1 — encoded protein: MSALKQSTSEGSVLGERTKSVMMEKGLDWEGRSSIEKNYKCKECGKVFKYNSSFISHQRNHTSEKPHKCKECGIAFMNSSSLLNHHKVHAGKQPYRCIECGKFLKKHSTFINHQRIHSREKPHRCIECGKTFRKNSILLSHQRIHTGQKPYKCNDCGKAFAQNAALTRHERIHSGEKPFKCNKCGRAFRDNSTVLEHQKIHTGEKPYQCNECGKAFRKSSTLISHQRMHTGEKPYHCSKCGKSFRYSSSFAGHQKTHSGNKPYQCRDCGKAFTKSSTLTGHQRIHTGEKPYHCKKCGKAFRHSSGLVEHQRLHTGEKPYKCNECGKAFPRSSALKQHKKIHNKERAMKCS